A portion of the Pseudomonas sp. GR 6-02 genome contains these proteins:
- the iolE gene encoding myo-inosose-2 dehydratase, whose product MPAIRIGINPISWSNDDLPSLGGETPLSTALSEGKDIGYEGFELNGKFPKDAKGVGDVLRPYDLALVSGWYSSRLARRSVAEEIDAIGSHVELLAKNGAKVLVYGEVADSIQGQRIPLVERPRFHTEQAWQEYADKLTELARFTLSQGVRLAYHHHMGAYVESPADIDKLMALTGSEVGLLFDSGHCYMGGGEPLQVLRKHIERVCHVHFKDVRKPVVQLARNNLWSFPDCIINGTFTVPGDGDIDFGALLDVLLGADYHGWLVVEAEQDPAVAPSYVYAKKGYDTLRALLDERTAR is encoded by the coding sequence ATGCCCGCTATCCGAATTGGCATCAACCCGATCTCCTGGAGCAACGACGACCTGCCGTCCCTCGGTGGTGAAACGCCGTTGAGCACCGCCCTCAGTGAAGGCAAGGACATTGGCTACGAAGGCTTCGAACTCAACGGCAAGTTTCCCAAGGACGCCAAGGGCGTCGGCGATGTATTGCGCCCGTATGACCTGGCGCTGGTGTCCGGTTGGTATTCCAGCCGTCTGGCCCGCCGTTCCGTGGCCGAGGAAATCGACGCCATCGGCAGCCATGTCGAGCTGCTGGCGAAGAACGGCGCCAAGGTGCTGGTCTATGGCGAAGTCGCCGACTCCATTCAAGGCCAGCGCATTCCACTGGTCGAGCGCCCACGTTTCCATACCGAGCAGGCCTGGCAAGAATATGCCGACAAACTCACCGAACTGGCGCGCTTCACCCTGTCTCAGGGCGTGCGTCTGGCCTATCACCATCACATGGGGGCCTACGTCGAATCCCCGGCCGACATCGACAAACTGATGGCGTTGACTGGCAGCGAAGTCGGCCTGCTGTTCGATTCGGGCCACTGCTACATGGGCGGCGGCGAGCCGTTGCAGGTATTGCGCAAACACATCGAACGGGTCTGCCACGTGCATTTCAAGGACGTGCGCAAACCGGTGGTGCAACTGGCGCGCAACAACCTGTGGAGCTTCCCGGACTGCATCATCAACGGCACCTTCACCGTGCCCGGCGATGGCGACATCGACTTCGGCGCCTTGCTCGACGTGCTGCTGGGCGCCGACTACCACGGCTGGCTGGTGGTGGAAGCCGAGCAGGATCCGGCGGTGGCACCAAGTTACGTCTACGCGAAAAAAGGCTACGACACCTTGCGTGCCTTGCTCGACGAGAGGACCGCGCGATGA
- the iolB gene encoding 5-deoxy-glucuronate isomerase: MSLLVKSNARGRTMVELGQGELEYVGFAAYRLSLGETLPVSAGDKELCLVLLSGRVGIKGEAPGQGAFDWDNIGDRQSVFEDKSPFAVYLPPGSQAQVVALSDVQIAVCAAPGSTAENLVPRLIKPDSMKRSVRGKGANTRYVCDILPDTEPAHSLLVVEVRTPSGHSSSYPPHKHDTDDLPHQSFLEETYYHQINPPQGFVFQRVYTDDRSIDQAMAVENSDLVVVPKGYHPVSVPYGYESYYLNVMAGPKRVWQFHNDPQHSWLLDL, from the coding sequence ATGAGCCTGCTGGTCAAAAGCAATGCCCGTGGCCGGACCATGGTCGAGTTGGGGCAGGGAGAGCTGGAATACGTCGGTTTTGCCGCTTACCGCCTGAGTCTTGGCGAAACCCTACCGGTCAGCGCGGGCGACAAGGAATTGTGCCTGGTGCTGCTCAGCGGTCGGGTCGGCATCAAGGGTGAAGCACCGGGGCAGGGCGCATTCGACTGGGACAACATCGGCGATCGTCAGTCGGTGTTCGAAGACAAATCACCGTTCGCCGTGTATTTGCCACCCGGCAGCCAGGCCCAGGTGGTGGCGTTGAGCGACGTGCAAATCGCCGTGTGCGCGGCGCCCGGTTCCACCGCCGAAAACCTCGTCCCAAGGCTGATCAAACCCGACAGCATGAAACGCAGCGTGCGCGGCAAGGGTGCCAACACCCGTTATGTCTGCGACATTTTGCCGGACACCGAGCCCGCCCATTCGCTGCTGGTGGTGGAAGTGCGTACGCCGTCCGGTCACTCGTCGAGCTACCCGCCGCATAAGCACGACACCGACGATCTGCCGCACCAGAGCTTTCTCGAAGAAACCTATTACCACCAGATCAACCCGCCCCAGGGCTTCGTGTTCCAGCGGGTCTACACCGACGATCGCAGTATCGATCAGGCCATGGCGGTGGAAAACAGCGATCTGGTTGTGGTGCCCAAGGGTTATCACCCGGTCAGCGTGCCCTACGGCTATGAGTCGTATTACCTGAACGTGATGGCCGGCCCGAAACGCGTCTGGCAGTTCCATAACGATCCGCAGCACAGCTGGCTACTGGATCTCTAA
- a CDS encoding CoA-acylating methylmalonate-semialdehyde dehydrogenase, translating into MSDAPVIGHYIDGQVQDSGSERFSNVFNPATGSVQARVGLASQKTVDEAVASAMKAFPAWSEQSSLRRSRVMFKFKELLDRHHNELAEIISREHGKVFSDAKGEVTRGIEIVEYACGAPNLLKTDFSDNIGGGIDNWNLRQPLGVCAGVTPFNFPVMVPLWMIPLALVTGNCFILKPSERDPSASLLMARLLTEAGLPDGVFNVVQGDKAAVDALLQHPDIEAISFVGSTPIAEYIHQQATSRGKRVQALGGAKNHMIVMPDADLDQAADALIGAAYGSAGERCMAISIAVAVGDVGDQLIAKLLPRIDQLKVGNGMQGDSDMGPLVTAEHKAKVEGFIGEGVAQGAQLIVDGRNFKVPGAEKGFFVGATLFDKVTTEMSIYQQEIFGPVLGIVRVPDFASAVALINAHEFGNGVSCFTSDGGIARSFARSIKVGMVGINVPIPVPMAWHSFGGWKRSLFGDHHAYGEEGIRFYSRYKSVMQRWPDSIAKGPEFSMPTAK; encoded by the coding sequence ATGAGCGACGCCCCGGTCATAGGTCATTACATCGACGGTCAGGTGCAGGACAGCGGTAGCGAGCGGTTCAGCAATGTCTTCAATCCGGCCACCGGCAGCGTTCAGGCGCGGGTCGGGCTGGCCAGCCAGAAGACCGTGGACGAGGCCGTCGCTTCGGCCATGAAGGCGTTCCCGGCCTGGTCCGAGCAATCGTCCCTGCGCCGTTCGCGGGTGATGTTCAAGTTCAAGGAATTGCTCGACCGCCATCACAACGAACTGGCCGAAATCATTAGCCGCGAACACGGCAAGGTGTTCTCCGACGCCAAGGGCGAAGTGACCCGTGGCATCGAAATCGTCGAATACGCCTGCGGTGCGCCGAACCTGCTGAAAACCGATTTCAGCGACAACATCGGCGGTGGCATCGACAACTGGAACCTGCGCCAGCCATTGGGCGTCTGCGCCGGCGTTACGCCGTTCAACTTCCCGGTGATGGTGCCGCTGTGGATGATCCCGTTGGCGCTGGTCACCGGCAACTGCTTCATCCTCAAACCGTCTGAACGTGATCCATCCGCCAGTTTGTTGATGGCTCGCTTGCTCACCGAAGCCGGGTTGCCGGACGGTGTGTTCAACGTGGTCCAGGGCGACAAGGCGGCGGTCGATGCCTTGCTGCAACACCCGGACATCGAGGCGATTTCCTTTGTCGGCTCGACGCCGATTGCCGAGTACATCCACCAGCAAGCCACCTCGCGCGGCAAGCGTGTACAAGCGCTGGGCGGGGCGAAGAACCACATGATCGTCATGCCCGATGCCGATCTGGACCAGGCGGCGGACGCGCTGATCGGCGCGGCGTACGGCTCGGCCGGTGAGCGTTGCATGGCGATTTCGATTGCCGTGGCCGTGGGTGATGTCGGTGACCAGTTGATTGCCAAACTGCTGCCGCGCATCGATCAACTGAAGGTCGGCAACGGTATGCAGGGCGACAGCGACATGGGGCCGCTAGTGACCGCCGAACACAAGGCCAAGGTCGAGGGTTTTATCGGCGAAGGCGTGGCCCAGGGCGCGCAGCTGATTGTCGATGGGCGCAACTTCAAGGTGCCGGGCGCCGAGAAAGGCTTCTTCGTCGGCGCCACGCTGTTCGACAAGGTCACGACCGAGATGAGCATCTACCAGCAAGAGATCTTTGGACCGGTGCTGGGCATTGTGCGCGTGCCGGACTTCGCCAGCGCCGTGGCGCTGATCAACGCCCATGAATTCGGCAACGGCGTGTCCTGTTTCACCAGCGACGGCGGCATTGCCCGCTCGTTTGCCCGCAGCATCAAGGTCGGCATGGTCGGCATCAACGTACCGATTCCGGTGCCCATGGCCTGGCACTCGTTCGGCGGCTGGAAGCGCTCGCTGTTCGGTGATCACCACGCTTATGGCGAAGAAGGCATTCGCTTCTACAGCCGCTACAAAAGCGTGATGCAGCGTTGGCCCGACAGCATCGCCAAGGGCCCTGAATTCAGCATGCCGACAGCCAAATAA
- a CDS encoding TIM barrel protein, whose amino-acid sequence MSKPLRFALNRMVAPRLSLPAFIELAVTLKADAIEIRNDLKGVEIEDGTAPEHVRELCAAKGITVLSINALYPFDVWNDERRAHALKLAAYARDCGARGLVMCPLNDRADPRTEAQRASGLRTALSELAPILRDHGILGFIEPLGFEECSLRRKRTAVDAIKAIGGLDVFRLVHDTFHHHLASEHEFFPELTGLVHISGVEDAEAPLATIRDGHRVLVGEGDILGNAAQIDTLLSSGYSGYLSFEPFADSVHGLADIQTAIGASMDHLQKSLS is encoded by the coding sequence ATGAGCAAACCCCTGCGTTTCGCCTTGAACCGTATGGTCGCCCCACGTTTGTCCCTGCCGGCGTTCATCGAGTTGGCGGTGACCCTCAAGGCCGACGCCATCGAGATTCGCAACGACCTCAAAGGCGTCGAGATCGAGGATGGCACCGCACCCGAACACGTCCGTGAGCTGTGCGCGGCCAAAGGCATCACTGTGCTGTCGATCAACGCGCTGTATCCGTTCGATGTCTGGAATGACGAGCGCCGCGCACACGCCCTGAAGCTTGCCGCTTATGCCCGTGACTGTGGCGCACGGGGCTTGGTGATGTGCCCATTGAACGACCGCGCCGATCCACGAACCGAAGCGCAGCGTGCGTCCGGCCTGCGCACGGCGTTGAGTGAACTGGCACCGATCCTGCGCGATCACGGCATTCTCGGCTTCATCGAACCGCTGGGTTTCGAAGAATGCTCGCTGCGGCGCAAACGCACGGCAGTCGATGCGATCAAGGCCATCGGAGGGCTGGATGTGTTTCGTCTGGTGCATGACACCTTCCACCATCACCTGGCCAGCGAGCATGAATTCTTCCCTGAGCTGACCGGGCTGGTGCACATCTCCGGCGTCGAAGATGCCGAGGCGCCACTGGCGACCATTCGTGACGGCCATCGGGTGCTGGTGGGCGAGGGCGACATCCTCGGCAATGCGGCGCAGATCGACACCTTGCTCAGTAGCGGCTATAGCGGCTACCTGTCGTTCGAACCGTTTGCCGACAGCGTCCATGGCCTGGCGGATATCCAGACGGCGATCGGCGCGAGTATGGATCACCTGCAGAAATCCCTGAGCTGA
- the iolD gene encoding 3D-(3,5/4)-trihydroxycyclohexane-1,2-dione acylhydrolase (decyclizing) codes for MTTTRLTMAQALVKFLDNQYIEVDGIQSKFVAGIFTIFGHGNVLGLGQALEQDSGDLIVHQGRNEQGMAHAAIGFAKQHLRRKIYACSSSVGPGAANMLTAAATATANRIPLLLLPGDVYACRQPDPVLQQIEQFHDLSISTNDAFKAVSKYWDRINRPEQLMTAAIHAMRVLTDPAETGAVTLALPQDVQAEAYDYPDYFLQKRVHRIERRPATEAMLDDAVALFKGKRKPLIICGGGVKYSGANAALQAFAERFDIPFAETQAGKSAVVSSHPLNVGGIGETGCLAANLLAKDADLIIGVGTRYSDFTTASKSLFKHPDVQFLNLNISPCDALKLDGVQLLADARTGLNALAAVLGDYRSGWGDQPRQARAQLDEEVDRIYQVEYQTQDFVPEINDHLDPAVLREFIELTGSCLTQSRVLGVLNETLADDAVIVAAAGSLPGDLQRSWRSKGVNTYHVEYGYSCMGYEVNAALGVKLAEPEREVYALVGDGSYMMLHSELATSIQERRKINVVLLDNMTFGCINNLQMEHGMDSFGTEFRFRNPETGKLDGGFVPVDFAMSAAAYGCKTYKVNTVEELRAALADARLQTVSTLIDIKVLPKTMIHKYLSWWRVGVAQVSTSARTDAVAKTLNERLAKARQY; via the coding sequence ATGACCACAACAAGACTGACCATGGCCCAGGCCCTGGTGAAATTCCTCGATAACCAGTACATCGAGGTCGATGGGATTCAGAGCAAATTCGTCGCCGGGATCTTTACCATTTTTGGCCACGGCAATGTGCTGGGTCTGGGGCAAGCCCTGGAACAGGACAGCGGCGACCTGATCGTCCATCAGGGCCGCAACGAGCAAGGCATGGCCCACGCGGCCATTGGTTTTGCCAAGCAACACCTGCGGCGCAAGATCTACGCCTGCTCTTCATCGGTGGGCCCGGGCGCGGCGAACATGCTGACTGCTGCCGCGACGGCCACCGCTAACCGTATTCCCTTGCTACTGTTGCCCGGCGACGTTTATGCCTGCCGCCAACCAGACCCGGTGTTGCAACAGATCGAGCAGTTCCACGACCTGAGCATCAGCACCAACGATGCGTTCAAGGCCGTGAGCAAATACTGGGACCGGATCAACCGTCCCGAGCAACTGATGACCGCGGCGATCCACGCCATGCGCGTGCTCACCGACCCCGCCGAAACCGGCGCCGTCACCCTGGCCTTGCCGCAAGACGTGCAGGCCGAGGCGTACGACTATCCCGATTACTTCCTGCAAAAACGCGTGCACCGCATTGAGCGCCGTCCGGCCACCGAAGCGATGCTCGACGATGCCGTGGCGTTGTTTAAAGGCAAGCGCAAACCGCTGATCATCTGCGGCGGTGGGGTCAAGTATTCCGGTGCCAATGCAGCGTTGCAGGCCTTTGCCGAGCGCTTCGATATTCCTTTCGCCGAAACCCAGGCCGGCAAGAGCGCGGTGGTGTCCAGCCATCCACTGAACGTCGGCGGGATCGGCGAAACCGGTTGCCTGGCGGCGAACCTGTTGGCCAAGGACGCTGATTTGATCATAGGCGTCGGCACCCGCTACAGCGATTTCACCACCGCGTCGAAATCCTTGTTCAAACACCCGGACGTGCAATTTCTCAACCTCAACATCAGCCCTTGCGACGCCCTGAAACTCGATGGCGTGCAACTGCTGGCGGACGCCAGAACCGGCTTGAACGCCTTGGCCGCTGTGTTGGGCGACTATCGCTCCGGCTGGGGCGATCAACCCCGACAGGCCCGGGCGCAGCTGGACGAGGAAGTCGACCGCATTTATCAGGTCGAGTACCAGACTCAGGACTTCGTCCCGGAAATCAACGATCACCTGGACCCGGCGGTGCTGCGCGAATTCATCGAGCTGACCGGTTCCTGCCTGACCCAGAGCCGGGTGCTCGGTGTGCTCAATGAAACCCTGGCCGATGATGCGGTGATCGTCGCCGCCGCCGGCAGCCTGCCCGGCGACTTGCAGCGCAGTTGGCGCAGCAAGGGTGTGAACACCTACCACGTCGAGTACGGTTATTCGTGCATGGGTTATGAGGTGAACGCCGCACTGGGGGTGAAGCTCGCCGAGCCTGAGCGCGAGGTCTATGCGCTGGTGGGCGACGGCTCCTACATGATGCTGCACTCGGAGCTGGCAACCTCGATCCAGGAGCGCCGCAAGATCAACGTGGTGTTGCTGGACAACATGACCTTCGGTTGCATCAACAACCTGCAAATGGAACACGGCATGGACAGCTTCGGCACCGAGTTCCGTTTTCGCAATCCTGAAACCGGCAAGCTCGATGGCGGTTTCGTGCCGGTGGATTTCGCCATGAGCGCGGCGGCTTACGGCTGCAAGACCTACAAGGTGAACACGGTTGAAGAGCTGCGAGCCGCGTTGGCGGATGCGCGGTTGCAGACGGTGTCGACGCTGATCGACATCAAGGTCCTGCCCAAAACCATGATTCACAAATACCTGTCGTGGTGGCGGGTCGGCGTGGCGCAAGTCTCCACCAGCGCACGCACTGACGCAGTGGCCAAGACCCTCAACGAACGATTGGCCAAGGCCCGTCAATACTGA
- a CDS encoding Gfo/Idh/MocA family protein produces MSSLSNSLRIGVIGTGAIGQDHIRRCSQTLLNSQVVAVTDINLQQAAKVVSDLKLTAEVYPDGHALIKAPDVDAILVTSWGPSHEEFVLAAIAAGKPVFCEKPLAVTAEGCRKIVEAEVAHGKRLVQVGFMRPYDEGYRALKSVIDSGQIGEPLMLHCAHRNPTVGENYKTDMAITDTLIHELDVLRWLLDDDYVSVQVVFPRKTSKAHAHLKDPQIVLLETAKGTRIDVEVFVNCQYGYDIQCEVVGETGIAKLPEPSQVQLRSGAKLSNAILMDWKDRFIAAYDVELQAFIDGVRAGQVGGPSAWDGFAAAVAADACIEAQNSGQIVKVGLPDRPRFYG; encoded by the coding sequence ATGTCTTCGCTTTCCAATTCGTTGCGTATCGGCGTCATCGGCACCGGGGCCATCGGCCAGGACCATATCCGTCGTTGCAGCCAGACCTTGCTCAACAGTCAGGTTGTCGCGGTCACCGACATCAATTTGCAGCAAGCGGCCAAGGTCGTCTCCGATCTGAAGCTGACCGCGGAGGTCTATCCCGATGGCCACGCGTTGATCAAGGCACCGGACGTCGACGCAATCCTCGTCACCTCCTGGGGCCCGAGCCACGAAGAGTTCGTGCTGGCGGCCATTGCGGCGGGCAAACCGGTGTTCTGCGAGAAACCGCTGGCGGTCACCGCCGAAGGCTGCCGCAAGATCGTCGAGGCCGAAGTGGCCCACGGCAAGCGACTGGTGCAGGTTGGTTTCATGCGCCCGTACGATGAAGGTTATCGGGCATTGAAATCGGTGATCGACAGTGGCCAGATCGGCGAGCCGCTGATGCTGCACTGCGCACACCGCAATCCGACCGTAGGTGAAAACTACAAGACCGACATGGCGATCACCGACACGCTGATCCATGAGCTGGACGTGTTGCGCTGGTTGCTCGACGACGATTATGTGTCGGTGCAAGTGGTGTTCCCGCGCAAGACCAGTAAGGCCCACGCCCATTTGAAAGACCCGCAGATCGTGTTGCTGGAAACCGCCAAGGGCACGCGCATCGACGTGGAAGTGTTCGTCAACTGTCAGTACGGCTACGACATCCAGTGCGAAGTGGTAGGGGAAACGGGCATCGCCAAACTGCCGGAGCCGTCGCAGGTTCAACTGCGCAGCGGAGCGAAACTGTCCAATGCGATTCTGATGGACTGGAAGGATCGGTTCATCGCCGCGTACGACGTCGAGTTGCAGGCGTTCATCGATGGCGTGCGCGCCGGGCAGGTCGGTGGGCCATCGGCGTGGGACGGTTTCGCCGCCGCCGTCGCTGCGGATGCTTGCATCGAGGCGCAGAACAGCGGCCAGATCGTCAAAGTCGGCCTGCCAGATCGCCCTCGATTCTACGGCTGA
- a CDS encoding sugar phosphate isomerase/epimerase family protein translates to MRIALDPYMYRNLSLGKMVDKVAELGYEHIELSPREDFLPFYKAPRVDKARIKEFRKALSDTGVKLSSLLPMYHWAAADEGLRVAAVRNWKRAIQIAVEMDCELVNTEFTGQSDNPLVCENQFMRSMDELIPEFEREGIKLDIQAHPYDFCERNNESVDIIRGLDRDWINYLYAAPHTFFYDDGVGDIASMLKYAGSKLSHLIIADTYNHKASSGLRYIVNPPGVTATVHQHLDIGQGEVDWEAFFGTLREIKFDGIATVSVFAWEDRPDESNRMMLERVTRELCQ, encoded by the coding sequence ATGCGCATCGCACTAGACCCCTACATGTACCGCAACCTGTCCCTGGGCAAGATGGTCGACAAGGTCGCCGAGCTCGGTTACGAACACATCGAGCTGTCGCCCCGAGAAGATTTCCTGCCGTTCTATAAAGCCCCGCGAGTCGACAAGGCGCGGATCAAGGAATTTCGCAAAGCCCTGAGCGACACCGGGGTCAAACTCTCTTCTTTATTACCCATGTACCACTGGGCCGCCGCCGATGAAGGTTTGCGCGTGGCCGCCGTGCGCAACTGGAAGCGGGCGATCCAGATTGCCGTGGAGATGGACTGCGAACTGGTCAACACCGAGTTCACCGGCCAGTCGGACAACCCGTTGGTCTGCGAGAACCAGTTCATGCGTTCCATGGACGAACTGATCCCCGAGTTCGAACGCGAAGGCATCAAGCTCGATATCCAGGCCCATCCTTATGATTTCTGCGAGCGCAACAACGAGTCGGTGGACATCATTCGCGGTCTGGACCGCGACTGGATCAACTACCTCTACGCCGCGCCGCACACGTTTTTCTATGACGATGGCGTGGGTGACATCGCCTCGATGCTCAAGTACGCCGGCTCGAAGCTGAGTCACTTGATCATCGCCGACACCTACAACCACAAGGCTTCTTCGGGCTTGCGCTATATCGTCAACCCGCCGGGCGTCACCGCCACCGTGCATCAGCACCTGGACATCGGCCAGGGCGAGGTCGACTGGGAAGCGTTTTTCGGCACCTTGCGCGAGATCAAGTTCGATGGCATCGCCACCGTCTCGGTGTTCGCCTGGGAAGACCGGCCGGACGAGTCCAACCGAATGATGCTCGAACGCGTGACCCGCGAACTCTGCCAATAG
- a CDS encoding Gfo/Idh/MocA family protein, whose amino-acid sequence MRIGLVGYGHGGRFFHAPLISSLPAATFVGVVTRSAERRQLLATEHPGVPAFDSIGQLVEAGVDVLVVSTPLKGRPALVLDAIEHGVAVVSDKPFAADTQQAQTLITMAERQGVHLSVYQNRRWDSDFLTVRKLIESGALGKVTRFESRIERYSPLSVNNGSGGGFLRDLGSHLVDQALLLFGPVTRVYAELDYLEKGQTFDNGFFMSLTHASGVISHLSGSCLQNTPGPRFRVTGTQGCYSVDGLDGQEASALAGLTPKSEGERWGVEEHRRWGWFEQGEVRERVPSERGCWNQFYLQLQTALQSGGPLPVEACDALATTRVLDAARLSFERHQVVALSAFESHGTKSE is encoded by the coding sequence ATGCGTATCGGACTTGTCGGTTACGGCCATGGCGGCCGGTTTTTCCATGCTCCGCTGATCAGCAGCTTGCCGGCGGCGACGTTTGTGGGCGTGGTCACCCGTTCCGCCGAGCGCCGACAACTGCTGGCCACGGAACATCCCGGTGTGCCGGCCTTCGACAGCATTGGCCAACTGGTCGAAGCCGGGGTTGATGTGCTGGTGGTGTCCACGCCGCTCAAAGGTCGTCCGGCGTTGGTGCTCGACGCAATCGAACACGGGGTGGCGGTGGTCAGCGACAAGCCGTTCGCCGCCGATACGCAACAGGCGCAAACCCTGATCACCATGGCCGAGCGTCAGGGCGTGCATTTGAGCGTCTACCAGAACCGGCGCTGGGATTCGGATTTCCTCACCGTACGCAAACTCATCGAGTCCGGTGCCTTGGGCAAGGTCACCCGTTTCGAGTCGCGGATCGAACGCTACTCGCCACTGTCGGTGAACAACGGCAGCGGCGGTGGTTTCCTGCGCGATCTGGGCAGCCATCTGGTGGATCAGGCGTTGCTGTTGTTTGGCCCCGTCACCCGGGTTTACGCCGAACTGGATTACCTCGAAAAAGGCCAGACCTTCGACAACGGCTTCTTCATGTCCCTGACCCATGCCAGTGGCGTGATCTCGCACCTGAGTGGCAGTTGCCTGCAAAACACCCCCGGCCCGCGTTTTCGCGTGACCGGCACCCAGGGCTGCTACAGCGTCGACGGTCTGGACGGGCAAGAGGCGTCGGCCCTGGCCGGGCTCACACCCAAATCCGAGGGCGAGCGCTGGGGCGTCGAAGAGCATCGTCGCTGGGGATGGTTCGAACAGGGCGAGGTGCGAGAGCGGGTGCCGTCCGAGCGAGGTTGCTGGAACCAGTTCTATTTGCAGCTACAAACCGCGTTACAGAGCGGTGGCCCACTGCCGGTCGAGGCCTGTGATGCACTGGCGACCACCCGCGTGCTAGACGCTGCGCGGCTCAGTTTCGAGCGCCATCAAGTGGTGGCGTTGAGCGCATTTGAAAGCCATGGAACAAAATCAGAATAA
- a CDS encoding sugar ABC transporter substrate-binding protein encodes MKTKIRFASLALSLMLASGAALADMKIGVSMAQFDDTWLTYLRESMDTKAKSYPDGVKLQFEDARSDVVRQLSQVESFISQKVDAIVVNPVDTAATKKITEAAVKAGIPLVYVNRRPDDLNLPKGVVTVASNDLEAGQMQMQYLAEKMGGKGDIVILLGDLANNSTTNRTKGVKEVLAKYPNIKIEQEQSGIWSRDKGMTLVNDWLTQGRKFDAVVSNNDEMAIGAAMALQQAGVAKGSVLIAGVDGTPDGLNAVKKGSLLVSVFQDAKGQADGSVDTAVKMARNEPVEQAVWVPYRLITLQNVDQFK; translated from the coding sequence ATGAAGACCAAGATCCGTTTCGCCTCGCTCGCCTTGTCCCTGATGCTCGCCAGCGGTGCCGCACTCGCGGACATGAAGATCGGCGTCAGCATGGCGCAGTTCGATGACACCTGGCTGACCTACCTGCGCGAATCCATGGACACCAAAGCCAAGTCCTATCCCGATGGCGTCAAGCTGCAGTTCGAAGATGCGCGCAGCGACGTGGTCAGGCAGTTGAGCCAGGTAGAAAGCTTCATCAGCCAGAAGGTCGACGCCATTGTGGTCAACCCGGTGGATACCGCCGCCACCAAGAAAATTACCGAAGCGGCGGTCAAGGCCGGCATTCCGCTGGTGTACGTCAATCGTCGTCCCGACGACCTGAACCTGCCCAAAGGCGTGGTCACTGTCGCCTCCAACGATCTGGAGGCCGGTCAGATGCAGATGCAGTACCTGGCGGAAAAAATGGGCGGCAAGGGCGACATCGTGATTCTGCTCGGTGATTTGGCCAACAACTCCACCACCAACCGTACCAAGGGCGTAAAAGAGGTGCTGGCCAAGTACCCGAACATCAAGATCGAGCAAGAGCAGAGCGGCATCTGGTCGCGGGACAAGGGCATGACCCTGGTCAACGACTGGCTGACCCAGGGCCGCAAGTTCGATGCGGTCGTCTCCAACAACGACGAGATGGCGATTGGCGCGGCCATGGCCCTGCAACAGGCGGGTGTCGCCAAAGGCAGTGTGCTGATCGCCGGTGTCGACGGTACGCCCGACGGTTTGAACGCGGTGAAGAAGGGCTCTCTGCTGGTCTCGGTGTTCCAGGACGCCAAGGGGCAGGCTGATGGTTCGGTCGACACGGCGGTGAAAATGGCCAGGAACGAGCCGGTCGAACAGGCCGTGTGGGTGCCGTATCGCTTGATCACCTTGCAAAACGTTGACCAGTTCAAATAG